One Methylobacterium oryzae DNA window includes the following coding sequences:
- the bktB gene encoding beta-ketothiolase BktB, which yields MTEVVITGAVRTAIGTFGGALAGTPPSVLAASCVAEALRRAGTAPETVGHVVLGNVIPTEPRDAYIARVAAMEGGIPAEVPAMTVNRLCGSGLQAIVSAAQSILLGDAETAVAGGAESMSRAPHLLTTGRTGSRMGDAVLVDYMLGALTDPFGNGHMGVTAENVAARYAVPRDAQDAFAAESQARAARAIREGRFREQILPIEVQRKRETVAFDTDEHPKATTAEDLAKLRPAFSKTGSVTAGNASGLNDGAAALVLSSAARAARDGATPLARIVGYAHAGVDPSEMGMGPVPAVRRLLERTGLRAADFDVVESNEAFAAQACAVSRALDLDPDRVNPNGGAIALGHPIGATGAIITVKALYELARTGGRYGLVTMCIGGGQGIAMALERVP from the coding sequence ATGACCGAGGTCGTGATCACAGGCGCGGTGCGCACCGCGATCGGCACGTTCGGCGGCGCGCTGGCCGGCACGCCGCCCTCCGTCCTCGCCGCAAGCTGCGTCGCGGAGGCGCTGCGCCGCGCCGGGACCGCGCCCGAGACGGTCGGGCACGTGGTCCTCGGCAACGTCATCCCGACCGAGCCCCGGGACGCCTACATCGCCCGCGTCGCGGCGATGGAGGGCGGGATTCCCGCGGAGGTGCCGGCCATGACGGTCAACCGCCTCTGCGGCAGCGGCCTGCAGGCGATCGTCTCGGCCGCGCAGTCCATCCTGCTCGGCGACGCCGAGACGGCCGTGGCCGGCGGCGCCGAGAGCATGAGCCGCGCCCCCCACCTGCTGACCACCGGGCGGACCGGGTCGCGCATGGGCGACGCCGTGCTGGTCGACTACATGCTCGGCGCGCTGACCGACCCGTTCGGCAACGGCCACATGGGCGTCACCGCCGAGAACGTGGCCGCGCGCTACGCCGTCCCCCGCGACGCGCAGGACGCCTTCGCGGCCGAGAGCCAGGCCCGCGCCGCGCGGGCGATCCGCGAGGGCCGGTTCCGGGAGCAGATCCTGCCGATCGAGGTCCAGCGCAAGCGCGAGACGGTGGCCTTCGACACCGACGAGCACCCGAAGGCCACGACCGCCGAGGACCTCGCCAAGCTGCGCCCGGCCTTCTCCAAGACCGGCAGCGTCACGGCCGGCAACGCCTCGGGGCTGAACGACGGCGCGGCGGCCCTCGTCCTGTCGAGCGCCGCACGGGCCGCGCGCGACGGCGCGACGCCGCTCGCCCGCATCGTCGGCTACGCCCACGCCGGCGTGGACCCGTCCGAGATGGGCATGGGCCCGGTGCCGGCGGTGCGGCGGCTGCTGGAGCGGACCGGCCTGCGGGCGGCGGATTTCGACGTCGTCGAGTCGAACGAGGCCTTCGCGGCGCAGGCCTGCGCGGTCTCCCGCGCCCTCGACCTCGATCCCGACAGGGTCAACCCGAACGGCGGCGCCATCGCCCTCGGCCACCCGATCGGCGCCACGGGGGCGATCATCACCGTCAAGGCCCTCTACGAGCTGGCCCGGACCGGCGGCCGCTACGGGCTCGTGACCATGTGCATCGGCGGCGGCCAGGGGATCGCCATGGCCCTCGAGCGCGTCCCGTGA
- a CDS encoding acyl-CoA dehydrogenase family protein, translating into MDFTISPRVEDYRARIAAFVDAHILPLEADPAAYDGHGNISLAELTRLRGLARAEGLWCLQLRPETGGAGLDKVGMAVCYEAMNRSIFGPVVFNSAAPDDGNMMVLEKVATPDQKARWLAPIVEGRVRSAFAMTEPHPGGGSDPGMIQTRAERRGDGYVVTGRKWYITGAEEAEHFILMARTSDDARKGLTAFLFHRDQPGWRILRRIPIMGPEEHGGHCELLFEGLEIPAENVLMNEGDGLKLTQIRLGPARLTHCMRWLGLSKRCVEIARAYAAERHGFGIRLADRESIQLMLGDLAMRIEIGRLLVMKAAWALDRGSFARKEVSMAKVHVANLLHAAADTAIQINGARGYSTDTPLEWIYRYARQARLVDGADEVHKMVLNRNLEAEGDAFWSWDVGA; encoded by the coding sequence GTGGATTTCACCATCTCCCCGCGCGTCGAGGATTACCGCGCCCGGATCGCGGCCTTCGTGGACGCGCACATCTTGCCGCTCGAGGCCGATCCGGCCGCCTATGACGGCCACGGCAACATCAGCCTCGCCGAGCTGACGCGGCTGCGCGGCCTCGCCCGCGCAGAGGGCCTGTGGTGCCTGCAATTGCGGCCCGAGACCGGCGGCGCCGGGCTCGACAAGGTCGGCATGGCGGTCTGCTACGAGGCCATGAACCGCTCGATCTTCGGCCCGGTCGTGTTCAACTCGGCCGCGCCCGACGACGGCAACATGATGGTGCTGGAGAAGGTCGCGACCCCGGACCAGAAGGCGCGCTGGCTCGCGCCGATCGTGGAGGGGCGGGTCCGCTCGGCCTTCGCCATGACCGAGCCGCATCCCGGCGGCGGCTCCGATCCCGGCATGATCCAGACCCGGGCCGAGCGGCGGGGCGACGGCTACGTGGTCACCGGCCGCAAGTGGTACATCACCGGCGCCGAGGAGGCCGAGCACTTCATCCTGATGGCGCGCACCTCCGACGACGCGCGGAAAGGGCTGACCGCCTTCCTGTTCCACAGGGACCAGCCCGGCTGGCGGATCCTGCGCCGCATCCCGATCATGGGGCCGGAGGAGCACGGCGGCCATTGCGAGCTGCTGTTCGAGGGCCTGGAGATCCCGGCCGAGAACGTCCTGATGAACGAGGGCGACGGCCTGAAGCTCACCCAGATCCGCCTCGGGCCGGCGCGGCTGACCCACTGCATGCGCTGGCTCGGCCTGTCGAAGCGCTGCGTCGAGATCGCCCGGGCCTACGCGGCCGAGCGGCACGGCTTCGGGATCCGGCTGGCCGACCGGGAGAGCATTCAGCTGATGCTGGGCGACCTCGCGATGCGGATCGAGATCGGCCGCCTCCTGGTGATGAAGGCTGCCTGGGCCCTCGACCGGGGCAGCTTCGCCCGCAAGGAGGTGTCGATGGCCAAGGTCCACGTGGCCAACCTCCTGCACGCGGCCGCCGACACGGCGATCCAGATCAACGGCGCGCGGGGCTACTCCACCGACACGCCCCTCGAGTGGATCTACCGCTACGCCCGGCAGGCGCGCCTCGTGGACGGGGCCGACGAGGTCCACAAGATGGTCCTGAACCGCAATCTCGAGGCCGAGGGCGACGCCTTCTGGTCGTGGGACGTCGGGGCCTGA
- a CDS encoding phosphotransferase family protein, with amino-acid sequence MLDADQRTALCAWIGRTLGTGSVALDDARPLTGGSIQENWMLSCRVDGAPRSFVLRKDAAATIASSRSRAEEFRILRAAFAAGVRVPEPVGFCADPGVVGAPFALMGLVSGIGLGPRVVKDTSLGGDRAALAERLGRELARTHGILPAAGPGTAPADDLAFLGAPEPEPALAEIRALRASLDGIGAARPALEWGLRWAELHAPPCPRPVLVHRDFRTGNYMVDAEGLTAILDWEFAGWGDPVQDIGWFCAACWRFGRPDLEAGGIAPRAAFYRGYEAESGRAIEPEAVRYWEVMAHLRWAVIALEQGHRHVSGQETSLELALTGRMVPELEAAILRETAPERWGAR; translated from the coding sequence ATGCTGGACGCGGATCAGAGGACGGCGCTCTGCGCCTGGATCGGCCGGACCCTGGGGACCGGGTCGGTCGCGCTCGACGACGCCCGGCCGCTGACCGGCGGCTCGATCCAGGAGAACTGGATGCTGTCGTGCCGGGTCGACGGCGCGCCCCGGAGCTTCGTCCTGCGCAAGGACGCGGCCGCCACCATCGCGTCGAGCCGCTCGCGGGCGGAGGAGTTCCGGATCCTGCGCGCCGCCTTCGCGGCCGGCGTGCGGGTGCCGGAGCCGGTCGGATTCTGCGCGGATCCGGGGGTGGTCGGGGCGCCCTTCGCGCTGATGGGCCTCGTCTCCGGGATCGGGCTGGGGCCGCGGGTGGTCAAGGACACGAGCCTCGGCGGCGACCGCGCGGCCTTGGCCGAGCGGCTCGGCCGCGAGCTCGCCCGGACGCACGGCATCCTGCCGGCGGCCGGCCCGGGCACCGCCCCGGCGGACGACCTCGCCTTCCTCGGCGCGCCCGAGCCGGAGCCGGCCCTGGCCGAGATCCGCGCGCTCCGGGCGAGTCTCGACGGGATCGGCGCCGCGCGCCCGGCCCTCGAATGGGGCCTGCGCTGGGCCGAGCTCCACGCGCCGCCCTGTCCCCGGCCGGTCCTGGTCCACCGCGACTTCCGCACCGGCAACTACATGGTCGATGCCGAGGGCCTGACGGCGATCCTCGACTGGGAATTCGCCGGCTGGGGCGACCCGGTCCAGGATATCGGCTGGTTCTGCGCCGCCTGCTGGCGCTTCGGCCGGCCCGACCTGGAGGCCGGGGGCATCGCCCCGCGGGCCGCCTTCTACCGCGGCTACGAGGCCGAGAGCGGGCGCGCGATCGAGCCGGAGGCGGTGCGCTACTGGGAGGTCATGGCGCATCTGCGCTGGGCGGTGATCGCCCTGGAGCAGGGCCACCGCCACGTCTCCGGTCAGGAGACGTCGCTGGAGCTGGCGCTGACCGGCCGGATGGTGCCCGAACTCGAGGCCGCGATCCTGCGCGAGACCGCACCCGAGCGGTGGGGAGCCCGATGA
- a CDS encoding DUF6285 domain-containing protein: MSESFPDAPAGAALLSVARQSLLDEVAPALSGRQRYVLLMAANAMGVVMREIAQAGAAAGAWERALGGAGSPAELVAAIRAGRRDGDAALHAALVETTRIAAGIWKAPG; encoded by the coding sequence ATGAGCGAATCCTTCCCGGACGCGCCCGCGGGCGCCGCCCTCCTGTCGGTCGCCCGGCAGAGCCTCCTCGACGAGGTCGCGCCGGCCCTGTCGGGGCGCCAGCGCTACGTCCTGCTGATGGCCGCCAACGCGATGGGCGTGGTCATGCGGGAGATCGCGCAGGCGGGCGCGGCGGCCGGGGCCTGGGAGCGGGCGCTGGGCGGCGCCGGATCGCCGGCCGAGCTGGTCGCGGCGATCCGCGCCGGCCGGCGCGACGGGGACGCGGCGCTCCACGCCGCGCTCGTCGAGACGACACGGATCGCCGCCGGCATCTGGAAGGCCCCGGGCTAG
- a CDS encoding CsbD family protein, producing the protein MSSTTDKIKGLANEAVGNVKQAAGKATGNDKLVAEGKAQELKGEAQKTVGDVKDGAKSVADKITGKH; encoded by the coding sequence ATGAGCAGCACGACCGACAAGATCAAGGGCCTGGCCAACGAGGCGGTGGGCAACGTCAAGCAGGCGGCCGGCAAGGCGACGGGCAACGACAAGCTGGTGGCCGAGGGCAAGGCGCAGGAGCTGAAGGGCGAGGCGCAGAAGACCGTCGGCGACGTCAAGGACGGCGCCAAGTCCGTCGCCGACAAGATCACCGGCAAGCACTGA
- a CDS encoding CsbD family protein: MTEDRKTPSAEHLKGSVKEAIGKLTGDARTETEGRRQKRDAPGSKAGSGPAGSGPR; the protein is encoded by the coding sequence ATGACCGAAGACAGGAAGACACCGTCCGCCGAGCACCTCAAGGGCTCGGTGAAGGAGGCCATCGGCAAGCTGACCGGCGATGCCCGGACGGAGACCGAGGGCCGGCGCCAGAAGCGCGACGCGCCCGGATCGAAGGCCGGCTCCGGGCCCGCGGGCTCCGGCCCGCGCTGA
- a CDS encoding CsbD family protein — MVDTNRITGAARELGGKVQGAFGDLTGSRRDSVEGRAREAAGQAETLYGQAKDTVRDAADHVADAARDFGGRVRDAVDDLGADDVEARARRAQGAAQDQYARAERGVRHAAEEAYDYAEDAYARGSHALRRGTREVGQQVAEYPLAALLIAGIAGFGLGLLVSARRD; from the coding sequence ATGGTCGATACCAATCGGATCACGGGCGCGGCCCGGGAACTCGGCGGCAAGGTGCAGGGCGCGTTCGGCGACCTGACCGGCTCGCGGCGGGACTCGGTCGAGGGCCGCGCCCGCGAGGCCGCCGGACAGGCCGAGACCCTCTACGGCCAGGCCAAGGACACCGTGCGCGACGCGGCCGACCACGTGGCCGACGCGGCCCGCGACTTCGGTGGTCGGGTTCGCGACGCCGTCGACGATCTCGGGGCCGACGACGTCGAGGCCCGCGCCCGCCGCGCCCAGGGCGCCGCGCAGGACCAGTACGCCCGCGCCGAGCGCGGCGTCCGCCACGCCGCCGAGGAGGCGTACGACTACGCCGAGGACGCCTACGCGCGCGGCAGCCACGCCCTGCGCCGCGGCACCCGCGAGGTCGGCCAGCAGGTCGCCGAGTACCCGCTCGCCGCCCTGCTCATCGCCGGCATCGCGGGCTTCGGCCTCGGCCTGCTCGTCAGCGCCCGCCGCGACTGA
- a CDS encoding CsbD family protein: MNRDQIRGASRHLKGRAQTALGGLTGDPARQVRGAVNQVAGGAQYAYGRARDRAEDLAEDLAEDSRHLAEAARRRADHLIDEGRDRARDARRRGADYGRQAIRTADANRTNTLLGLAAVAFAAGWLVRRTR; encoded by the coding sequence ATGAACCGCGACCAGATCCGCGGCGCGTCCCGCCACCTCAAGGGCCGCGCCCAGACCGCCCTGGGCGGCCTGACCGGTGACCCGGCCCGCCAAGTGCGCGGCGCCGTCAATCAGGTGGCCGGCGGCGCGCAGTACGCCTACGGCCGCGCCCGCGACCGCGCCGAGGACCTCGCGGAGGACCTGGCGGAGGACAGCCGCCATCTGGCCGAGGCCGCCCGGAGGCGGGCCGACCACCTGATCGACGAGGGCCGGGACCGCGCCCGGGACGCGCGCCGCCGCGGCGCCGATTACGGCCGGCAGGCGATCCGCACGGCCGACGCCAACCGCACCAACACCCTGCTGGGCCTGGCCGCCGTCGCTTTCGCGGCGGGATGGCTCGTCCGCCGCACGCGCTGA